A region from the Salvelinus fontinalis isolate EN_2023a chromosome 23, ASM2944872v1, whole genome shotgun sequence genome encodes:
- the LOC129821011 gene encoding helix-loop-helix protein 2-like has protein sequence MMLSPDQPDAGLPTETLLNGIKMECAPMPAEPTEGEGKARSLSMPSLSREEKRRRRRATDKYRSAHATRERIRVEAFNVGFAELRKLLPTLPPDKKLSKIEILRLAICYITYLNHVLDA, from the coding sequence ATGATGCTAAGTCCAGACCAGCCAGATGCCGGGCTGCCCACAGAGACCCTGCTGAACGGCATCAAGATGGAGTGCGCCCCCATGCCCGCGGAGCCCACAGAAGGCGAGGGCAAGGCGCGATCTCTGTCCATGCCTTCCCTCagcagggaggagaagaggaggcggCGGCGTGCCACAGACAAGTACCGGTCCGCACACGCCACGAGAGAGCGCATCCGCGTTGAGGCCTTCAACGTTGGGTTCGCCGAGCTGAGGAAACTTCTCCCGACACTTCCGCCAGACAAGAAGCTGTCCAAGATCGAGATCCTCCGGCTGGCAATCTGCTACATCACCTACCTCAACCATGTGCTGGACGCGTAG